A stretch of Phoenix dactylifera cultivar Barhee BC4 chromosome 16, palm_55x_up_171113_PBpolish2nd_filt_p, whole genome shotgun sequence DNA encodes these proteins:
- the LOC103700926 gene encoding putative pentatricopeptide repeat-containing protein At1g69350, mitochondrial has product MTRYIPLFRSCTTKRALLQVHAHLLTTGFHRDPLAATKLIESYAMMGCIDAARLVFDKFSRPDSFMWGVMIRSYAWARLFKEVMSLYHDMQSRQLWLTCFVFPSVLRACSGLGNVRIGRKIHGRIIKGGFESDAAVETSLLQMYGGGGGGSLEDARQVFDGMPARDVVAWSSMVSSCIRCKRADIGLEIFSEMNMKNIVPDSVTMLDVTQACAELGFLKQARSVHGYIARGWTAVDEPLENSLIAMYGRCGCLDYAEKLFRNASRRSVVSWTAMISCYNEKSCYREALGVFTRMLESEVEPNSVTMMSVLFSCTRLGFLREGKSVHGFILRRSMDPESSSTGTALIDMYASFRKLGTSCNVFEAIQKKTAVSWNSLIAVCSQNGSSNKALRLFIGMQKEGLPPDSFTLSSTLPACGHVGDLSLGFQVHGLIAKTGFQLNRFVHNSLIDMYCKCGSTDTAYRIFEEIEGKDTVTWNAMMSGFCQKGYSAEAIRLFDQMYSKGIQTDAVTFLSAIQACTHLGYLRKGRWIHHKLITSGSKKDIQLETALISLYAKCGDLYMARKVFDNISQKNVVSWSSIISGYGVHGLAEDALALFSQMVASGIRPNEVTFMSILSACGHAGLVEEGLFYFDLMRQEFGVEPQLEHYACVVDLLSRAGDVDRAYKFIKSMLVEPDASIWRSLLNGCGFHHRENIVGNRQRRINNSSSSVCIIG; this is encoded by the coding sequence ATGACGAGATATATTCCCCTATTCAGATCCTGCACCACAAAAAGAGCCCTCTTGCAAGTCCATGCTCATCTCCTCACCACTGGCTTCCACAGGGATCCATTAGCAGCCACCAAGCTCATAGAATCATATGCCATGATGGGCTGCATCGATGCTGCGAGACTGGTCTTTGACAAGTTCTCGAGGCCAGACTCTTTCATGTGGGGTGTGATGATCAGAAGCTATGCGTGGGCTCGGCTCTTCAAAGAAGTCATGTCGCTCTATCACGACATGCAGAGTCGGCAGCTTTGGCTGACGTGTTTCGTCTTTCCATCTGTTCTAAGAGCATGCTCGGGCCTCGGTAACGTACGAATTGGAAGAAAGATACATGGAAGGATAATCAAAGGCGGGTTTGAGTCGGACGCTGCTGTCGAGACGTCGCTGCTTCAAATgtacggcggcggaggaggaggcagcTTAGAAGATGCTCGCCAGGTGTTCGATGGCATGCCAGCAAGAGATGTGGTCGCCTGGAGTTCGATGGTTTCGAGCTGTATCCGATGCAAGCGAGCCGATATAGGCCTTGAAATATTCTCAGAGATGAATATGAAAAACATCGTGCCTGATTCAGTAACAATGCTGGATGTGACTCAAGCTTGTGCTGAATTGGGATTCCTAAAGCAAGCGAGGTCTGTTCATGGCTATATTGCAAGAGGATGGACTGCAGTAGATGAACCTTTAGAGAATTCGCTCATTGCCATGTATGGAAGATGTGGTTGCCTGGACTATGCAGAGAAGCTATTCAGGAATGCATCACGACGTAGTGTTGTATCCTGGACTGCCATGATCTCATGTTACAATGAAAAATCCTGCTATAGAGAAGCATTGGGTGTCTTTACCAGGATGCTAGAATCCGAGGTAGAGCCAAATTCTGTAACTATGATGAGTGTTCTCTTCTCCTGCACTCGGTTGGGATTCCTGAGAGAAGGGAAATCAGTCCATGGATTCATTCTCAGAAGAAGCATGGACCCTGAATCAAGTTCCACAGGCACGGCACTGATAGATATGTATGCCAGTTTCAGAAAGCTTGGGACTAGCTGCAATGTGTTTGAGGCCATACAGAAGAAAACAGCCGTCTCCTGGAACTCACTCATTGCAGTGTGCTCGCAAAATGGTTCTTCAAACAAGGCATTGAGACTCTTCATTGGGATGCAAAAGGAAGGGCTTCCTCCGGATTCATTTACCCTCTCCAGCACTCTCCCTGCATGCGGGCACGTTGGTGACTTGAGCTTGGGGTTCCAAGTCCATGGCCTTATTGCTAAAACAGGCTTCCAGCTCAATAGATTTGTTCATAACTCCCTTATAGATATGTACTGCAAATGTGGATCAACTGACACCGCTTACCGGATATTTGAGGAGATTGAAGGGAAGGACACCGTGACGTGGAATGCGATGATGAGCGGATTTTGTCAAAAGGGTTACTCAGCAGAAGCAATTAGACTCTTTGATCAAATGTATTCGAAAGGCATTCAGACAGATGCGGTGACCTTTCTTAGTGCCATTCAGGCCTGCACCCATCTGGGTTATCTAAGAAAGGGAAGATGGATTCATCATAAGCTTATAACTTCTGGTTCAAAGAAGGATATCCAGTTAGAAACAGCTCTCATCAGCTTGTATGCAAAGTGTGGAGATTTATACATGGCTAGAAAAGTTTTTGATAACATTTCCCAGAAGAATGTAGTGTCGTGGAGTTCGATCATCTCTGGCTATGGAGTGCATGGCCTAGCAGAAGATGCTCTAGCTCTCTTCTCTCAAATGGTGGCATCGGGGATAAGACCGAATGAAGTAACATTCATGAGCATTCTTTCTGCCTGCGGTCATGCCGGATTAGTGGAAGAAGGATTGTTCTATTTTGATTTGATGAGGCAGGAGTTTGGCGTAGAGCCTCAATTAGAGCACTATGCCTGTGTGGTTGACCTTCTAAGCCGTGCTGGTGACGTGGATAGAGCTTACAAATTCATCAAGTCAATGCTGGTGGAACCAGATGCCAGCATCTGGCGTTCTTTGCTTAATGGTTGCGGTTTTCATCATAGAGAAAATATTGTAGGCAACAGACAGAGAAGAATCAATAATTCTTCTTCATCAGTGTGCATTATTGGCTAA
- the LOC103700860 gene encoding clp protease adapter protein ClpF, chloroplastic, with translation MMQGVSVSSLAASAKGGSCGALAMLRSDPRLLHKAHTNSLTEGPFLWHQCARTLFPTNSTRARRMGSRVKATWLFKGNGKEVDPNTERSESANDDILIFFFQLDLQTRIQYALNMEEYDAAQQLRNKLAEIETEIIKQQEAKRGSSKSDAQDKAINLLRLRADLQKAIESENYAVAAELRDEVSKLEAESLAASAKALAYQNVQYAFRLGQKVRHKVFGYRAVICGMDPVCCESSSWMVIAHVDKLLQGPNQPFYQVLVDVHADPNLLVAYVPEENLLANDQPDKDRFDHPYISFLFYGMDTAGDFIPIKQLREKFSRPRYEVPVDMHDEDGEDNA, from the exons ATGATGCAAGGTGTTTCAGTAAGCAGTTTGGCTGCCTCTGCAAAGGGTGGGAGCTGTGGAGCACTTGCGATGCTGAGAAGTGATCCAAGACTTTTGCACAAGGCCCATACAAACTCTTTGACTGAAGGACCTTTTCTGTGGCATCAGTGTGCGCGAACATTATTTCCAACTAACTCTACCAGAGCAAGGCGAATGGGGTCAAGGGTCAAAGCCACATGGCTATTCAAGGGAAATGGCAAAGAGGTGGATCCAAACACAGAACGCAGTGAGTCTGCTAATGATGACATCCTAATATTCTTTTTTCAGTTGGACTTGCAGACTCGAATACAG TATGCTCTAAATATGGAAGAATATGATGCAGCACAACAATTGAGGAACAAGCTTGCTGAG ATCGAAACAGAAATAATTAAGCAACAGGAAGCTAAAAGGGGTTCTTCAAAGAGTGATGCTCAGGATAAAGCCATAAATCTCTTACGGCTGCG TGCAGACTTGCAGAAAGCTATTGAGAGTGAAAACTATGCTGTGGCTGCTGAGTTGCGTGATGAAGTCTCCAAACTTGAG GCTGAGTCTTTGGCTGCATCAGCAAAAGCTCTTGCTTATCAAAATGTGCAATATGCATTTCGATTGGGCCAGAAAGTACGACATAAGGTTTTTG GCTATCGTGCTGTAATATGTGGCATGGATCCTGTATGCTGTGAATCAAGTTCATGGATGGTAATTGCACATGTTGATAAGTTGCTTCAAGGGCCTAATCAACCATTTTATCAG GTCTTGGTTGATGTACATGCAGATCCAAACCTGCTTGTGGCATATG TTCCAGAGGAGAATCTTTTAGCCAATGACCAACCAGACAAG GACCGGTTTGATCACCCATACATTTCATTCCTGTTTTATGGAATGGATACAGCAGGGGACTTCATTCCTATAAAACAGCTTCGAGAGAAATTCAGTAGGCCCCGCTACGAAGTTCCTGTGGATATGCATGATGAAGATGGCGAGGATAATGCTTAG